The Mycobacterium seoulense genome has a window encoding:
- the mftE gene encoding mycofactocin biosynthesis peptidyl-dipeptidase MftE: MNSAYHHRVPVLGELAMATSSQLSGTSPSILVPLGSTEQHGPHLPLDTDTRIAIAVASGARPRLDGDWLVAPAIAYGASGEHQSFAGTISIGTEALTMLLVEYGRSAAGWARRLVFVNGHGGNVGALTAAVARLRAEGRDAGWCPCLARGGDAHAGHTETSLLLHISPGAVLADRWLAGNRAPLSELLPPMRRGGVAAVSPVGVLGDPTTATAAEGERILAEMVDGCVRRVDRWSPGRDGLLT, from the coding sequence GTGAATTCGGCCTACCATCACCGAGTGCCCGTACTCGGCGAATTGGCAATGGCGACGTCAAGCCAGCTGTCGGGCACTTCACCGTCGATATTGGTCCCGCTGGGGTCGACCGAACAGCACGGTCCGCACCTGCCGTTGGATACCGACACCCGGATCGCAATCGCGGTCGCCAGCGGGGCGCGGCCCCGTCTCGACGGCGACTGGCTGGTGGCGCCGGCCATCGCGTACGGCGCCAGCGGCGAGCACCAGAGCTTCGCCGGAACGATCTCTATCGGTACCGAAGCCCTGACCATGCTGCTGGTGGAGTACGGCCGGTCGGCCGCCGGCTGGGCCCGGCGCCTGGTCTTCGTCAACGGCCACGGCGGCAATGTCGGCGCGCTGACCGCCGCGGTCGCCCGGCTGCGGGCCGAGGGGCGCGACGCCGGCTGGTGCCCGTGCCTGGCCCGCGGGGGGGACGCCCACGCCGGGCACACCGAAACGTCGCTGTTGCTGCACATCTCGCCCGGTGCCGTGCTGGCCGATCGGTGGCTTGCCGGCAACCGCGCGCCGCTGTCCGAATTGCTCCCGCCGATGCGCCGCGGGGGAGTCGCCGCCGTCAGCCCGGTGGGCGTCCTCGGGGACCCCACCACCGCGACCGCCGCCGAGGGCGAGCGCATCCTGGCCGAGATGGTCGACGGCTGTGTGCGCCGAGTGGACCGGTGGTCACCCGGGCGCGACGGGCTGCTGACATGA
- the mftF gene encoding mycofactocin biosynthesis glycosyltransferase MftF (Members of this protein family, MftF, are glycosyltransferases, members of PF00535 (glycosyl transferase family 2). The encoding gene is found as part of the mycofactocin cassette, in Mycobacterium tuberculosis, many other Actinobacteria, and occasional members of other lineages. Mycofactocin itself, a putative redox carrier, is a heavily modified derivative of the C-terminal Val-Tyr dipeptide of the mycofactocin precursor MftA (TIGR03969).), which produces MTAPAPRLPDGFAVQVDRRVRVLGDGSALLGGSPTRLLKLAPAAQDMLCDGRLKVRDDVSAQLARTLLDATVAHPRPAGGPSHNDVTVVIPVRDNLSGVRRLVSSLRGLRVVVVDDGSFPPIEPADFVGAHCDVEVLRHSRSRGPAAARNTGLAACTTDYVAFLDSDVAPRRGWLEALLGHFCDPTVALAAPRIVGLSHSENVVARYEAVHSSLDLGEREAPVLPHSTVSYVPSAAIICRCSALRAVGGFDETLQSGEDVDLCWRLIEAGARLRYEPIALVAHDHRTELRDWLARKAFYGGSAAPLSVRHPDKTAPVVISGWALMTWIMMAFGTRLSQLASVVFAVLTGRRIARAMRGSDTSITDVVVIAARGLWSAALQLASALCRHYWPLALLAAMASRHFRRVVLVAAIMDGVVDWLRRRDAIGDDAEPIGLLTYLLLKRVDDLAYGLGLWWGVLRERNLRALKPQIRN; this is translated from the coding sequence ATGACGGCGCCGGCGCCCCGGCTGCCGGATGGCTTCGCCGTCCAGGTCGACCGCCGCGTGCGGGTGCTCGGCGACGGGTCGGCGCTGCTCGGAGGTTCGCCGACCCGGCTGCTGAAGCTGGCGCCGGCCGCCCAGGACATGCTGTGCGACGGCCGGCTGAAGGTCCGCGACGACGTCAGCGCGCAGCTGGCCCGCACGCTGCTGGACGCCACGGTGGCGCATCCGCGCCCGGCCGGTGGTCCGTCGCACAACGACGTGACGGTGGTAATTCCGGTGCGGGACAACCTTTCTGGAGTGCGGCGCCTGGTGAGCTCGCTGCGCGGCCTGCGGGTCGTCGTGGTGGACGACGGGTCGTTCCCGCCGATCGAGCCGGCCGACTTCGTCGGCGCGCACTGCGACGTCGAAGTGCTGCGGCACTCGCGCAGCAGGGGCCCGGCCGCCGCCCGCAACACCGGGCTGGCCGCCTGCACCACCGACTACGTCGCGTTCCTGGATTCCGACGTCGCGCCCCGGCGTGGGTGGCTGGAGGCGCTGCTCGGCCATTTCTGCGATCCGACCGTCGCCCTGGCCGCGCCGCGCATCGTCGGGTTGTCGCACAGCGAGAACGTGGTGGCGCGTTACGAGGCGGTGCACTCCTCGCTCGACCTCGGCGAGCGCGAAGCCCCGGTGCTGCCGCACAGCACGGTGTCCTACGTGCCCAGCGCGGCGATCATCTGTCGTTGCTCGGCCCTTCGCGCCGTCGGCGGGTTCGACGAGACCCTGCAGTCCGGCGAGGACGTCGACCTGTGCTGGCGGCTCATCGAGGCCGGCGCCCGGTTGCGCTACGAGCCCATCGCGCTGGTCGCCCACGATCACCGCACTGAACTGCGGGACTGGCTCGCGCGCAAGGCCTTTTACGGTGGTTCGGCGGCACCGCTCTCGGTCCGCCACCCGGACAAGACGGCGCCGGTGGTGATCTCCGGCTGGGCGCTCATGACCTGGATCATGATGGCATTCGGTACCCGCCTCTCGCAGCTGGCGTCCGTCGTCTTCGCCGTCCTGACGGGTCGCCGGATCGCCAGGGCGATGCGCGGCTCCGATACGTCGATCACCGACGTGGTGGTGATCGCGGCCCGCGGCCTGTGGTCGGCGGCGCTGCAGCTGGCGTCGGCTCTGTGCCGCCACTACTGGCCGCTGGCACTGCTGGCCGCCATGGCGTCGCGACATTTCCGCCGGGTCGTGCTGGTCGCCGCGATCATGGACGGCGTGGTGGACTGGCTGCGCCGCCGGGACGCCATCGGTGACGACGCCGAGCCGATCGGCCTGCTGACCTATCTGTTGCTCAAGCGTGTCGACGACCTGGCGTACGGCCTCGGGTTGTGGTGGGGTGTGCTGCGGGAGCGCAACCTGCGCGCGCTGAAACCGCAGATTCGGAACTAG
- the mftG gene encoding mycofactocin dehydrogenase MftG, with translation MKSAAHSDVLIVGAGSAGSVVAERLSADSGCAVTVLEAGPALDDPVLLAQTANGLQLPIGVGSPLVRRYQTSLTARPTRRHPIVRGTTVGGSGAVNGGYFCRGLPRDFDRLALPGWAWSDVLDSFRAIETDLDFDGPAHGRSGPIRVRRTHEMTGTSERFIAAARRAGFGWIDDLNDAGPEPVSGMGAVPLNIVDGVRTGSGAGFLLPALGRPNLTLQAGTRAVRLRFAGTTTVGVDAIGPQGRMTLTADRIVLCAGAIQTAQLLMLSGIGAADGLRALGVPVVAPLPVGEAFSDHPEWVLPTDWAVAPGRPVLEVVLSTGDGLEIRPYTGGFVAMTGDGTAGHADWPHIGVALMQPRARGRITLVSADPDVAPRIEHRYDSEPDDVAALRDGSELAREIACTATSVGAPVWSTSQHLCGTAPMGADTDPRAVVDPRCRVHGVDNLWVIDGSILPTITSRGPHATIVMLGHRAAAFVR, from the coding sequence ATGAAGTCCGCCGCGCACAGCGATGTGCTGATCGTCGGTGCCGGCAGTGCTGGATCGGTTGTTGCCGAGCGTCTTTCCGCCGATTCCGGCTGCGCGGTGACCGTCCTCGAGGCGGGGCCGGCCCTCGACGATCCGGTCTTGCTGGCCCAGACCGCCAACGGGTTGCAGCTGCCGATCGGGGTCGGCAGCCCACTGGTGCGCCGCTACCAGACCAGCCTGACCGCCCGCCCCACGCGTCGGCATCCGATCGTGCGCGGGACAACGGTCGGCGGGTCGGGTGCGGTCAACGGCGGTTACTTCTGCCGCGGGTTGCCGCGCGACTTCGATCGCCTGGCGCTGCCGGGCTGGGCATGGTCCGACGTGCTCGACAGCTTCCGGGCCATCGAGACCGACCTGGATTTCGATGGCCCGGCCCATGGCCGCAGCGGGCCCATCCGGGTGCGTCGCACCCACGAAATGACCGGAACCAGCGAACGTTTCATCGCTGCGGCGCGACGTGCCGGGTTCGGCTGGATCGATGATCTCAATGACGCTGGGCCAGAACCTGTTTCGGGGATGGGGGCGGTCCCGCTCAACATCGTCGACGGCGTGCGCACCGGATCGGGTGCGGGCTTTCTGCTGCCGGCACTGGGCCGGCCGAATCTGACGTTGCAAGCGGGGACGCGCGCGGTGCGGTTGCGGTTCGCCGGCACCACCACGGTCGGTGTCGACGCGATCGGCCCGCAGGGGCGCATGACCCTGACCGCCGACCGGATCGTGTTGTGCGCCGGTGCCATTCAAACGGCGCAGCTCCTCATGCTCTCCGGAATCGGGGCGGCGGACGGGCTGCGGGCTCTCGGTGTGCCCGTGGTGGCGCCCCTGCCGGTGGGGGAGGCGTTCAGCGATCACCCCGAATGGGTGTTGCCGACCGACTGGGCGGTGGCACCCGGCCGGCCGGTGCTCGAGGTCGTGCTCAGCACCGGCGATGGTCTCGAGATCAGGCCCTACACCGGCGGATTCGTCGCGATGACCGGGGACGGCACCGCCGGGCACGCCGACTGGCCGCATATCGGGGTCGCGCTCATGCAGCCGCGGGCGCGCGGGCGCATCACGCTGGTATCGGCGGATCCCGACGTGGCGCCCCGCATCGAGCACCGCTACGACAGCGAGCCCGACGATGTCGCCGCGCTACGCGACGGATCCGAACTGGCCCGCGAAATAGCCTGCACCGCAACCTCTGTCGGGGCCCCGGTATGGTCCACGTCGCAACATCTGTGCGGCACCGCGCCGATGGGTGCCGACACCGACCCGCGGGCCGTCGTCGATCCTCGTTGCCGGGTGCACGGCGTCGACAATCTGTGGGTGATCGACGGCTCGATCCTGCCCACGATCACCAGCCGGGGGCCGCATGCCACCATCGTGATGCTCGGGCACCGGGCGGCGGCGTTCGTCCGGTGA
- a CDS encoding MFS transporter → MVETLVQPDQRTDAVSIGGSPRARNWTLAVACMGVALVVASMTALNTTLGDLAVATSATQSQLNWIVDGYTVALACLLLPAGAIGDRYGRRGALLVGLVVFSVGSMAPAVLHNPAQIIAGRAIAGIGAAFVMPATLSLLTVAHHKDDRTKAVGIWAGTAGSGGVLGMLGSGLLLRFWDWHAIFWSLGAAGLVIFALACTIASSRDGRAPRIDWLGAALIGAAVAIAVAAILEAPTRGWSEPQVWGGLVAGAVLAAAFGVVELRLARRNRQPLLDVRLFADANFATGVAAIVILFGATFGFFYVGMQYVQQIMGYSALATAISFGPFMVPLGIFSALSFWYVPKLGLRLVLFIGTLLMAAGFACMYRLNLHSTYVEFSWPTLILATGIGICTTPTTSAIMGAVPDEKQGVASAVNDTSREMGGALGIAVAGSILAGRYSHELAPKLADFPGPVRGPATDSLAKAVEVANRLGPQGRELADISKTAFLAALHASTLTMAVIVAAAAVLIGVWAPGRDGRQIRPVRRMLSRRRS, encoded by the coding sequence ATGGTCGAAACCCTGGTCCAGCCCGACCAGCGTACTGATGCAGTCAGCATCGGCGGTAGCCCCCGAGCGCGAAACTGGACGCTGGCCGTCGCCTGCATGGGCGTCGCGCTGGTCGTCGCGTCGATGACGGCGTTGAACACCACGCTGGGGGACCTCGCGGTGGCCACCTCGGCCACCCAGTCGCAGCTGAACTGGATCGTCGACGGATACACCGTGGCCCTGGCGTGCCTGCTGCTGCCCGCCGGCGCGATCGGCGACCGCTACGGCAGGCGCGGCGCGCTGCTCGTCGGGCTGGTCGTCTTCTCGGTCGGCTCGATGGCGCCGGCGGTGCTGCACAACCCGGCGCAGATCATCGCCGGCCGCGCGATCGCCGGGATCGGCGCCGCCTTCGTGATGCCGGCGACGCTGTCGCTGCTGACGGTGGCCCACCACAAGGACGACCGGACCAAGGCGGTCGGGATCTGGGCCGGCACGGCCGGCTCCGGCGGCGTCCTGGGCATGCTCGGTTCCGGCCTGCTGCTCCGCTTTTGGGACTGGCACGCGATCTTCTGGTCCCTGGGCGCCGCCGGGCTGGTGATCTTCGCGCTGGCGTGCACCATCGCCTCGTCCCGGGACGGCCGCGCGCCGCGGATCGACTGGCTGGGCGCGGCCCTGATCGGGGCCGCCGTCGCGATCGCGGTGGCCGCGATCCTCGAGGCGCCGACCCGTGGATGGAGTGAACCGCAGGTCTGGGGCGGGCTCGTCGCGGGCGCGGTGCTGGCCGCCGCGTTCGGTGTCGTCGAGCTCCGGCTCGCCCGGCGCAACCGGCAGCCGCTGCTGGACGTCCGGTTGTTCGCCGACGCGAATTTCGCCACCGGGGTCGCCGCGATCGTCATCCTGTTCGGCGCGACGTTCGGGTTCTTCTATGTCGGCATGCAATACGTGCAGCAGATCATGGGCTACTCGGCCCTGGCGACGGCAATCTCCTTCGGCCCGTTCATGGTGCCGCTGGGCATCTTCTCGGCGCTGTCGTTCTGGTACGTGCCCAAGCTGGGCCTACGGCTCGTGTTGTTCATCGGCACGCTGCTGATGGCGGCCGGGTTCGCCTGCATGTACCGGCTGAACCTGCACTCGACCTATGTCGAATTTTCCTGGCCGACACTGATATTGGCCACGGGCATCGGAATCTGCACCACGCCGACGACGTCGGCGATCATGGGAGCGGTTCCCGACGAGAAGCAGGGCGTCGCCTCCGCGGTGAACGATACGTCCCGGGAGATGGGCGGCGCGCTGGGGATCGCGGTGGCGGGTTCCATTCTGGCCGGCCGCTATTCGCACGAGCTTGCCCCGAAGCTGGCGGACTTCCCGGGGCCGGTCCGCGGCCCGGCGACCGATTCGCTGGCCAAAGCCGTCGAGGTGGCGAACCGGCTGGGGCCCCAGGGCCGCGAGCTGGCGGACATCAGCAAGACCGCTTTCCTGGCGGCCCTGCACGCCTCGACCCTCACGATGGCAGTGATCGTCGCGGCCGCCGCGGTGCTGATCGGGGTCTGGGCGCCCGGCCGCGACGGCAGGCAAATACGGCCGGTACGTCGGATGCTTTCCCGGCGCCGTAGCTGA
- a CDS encoding TetR/AcrR family transcriptional regulator has translation MTGGTTDPRPARSRARLLEAAASLLRAGGPSAVTVDAVTRTANVARATLYRHFPSGNDLLAAAFNSLIPPSPSPPAEGSLRDRLVAVVLAQAESVAQAPALMTAMSWLSLGRDLEEMPEPRDSHSADSAAITTLRERIAQQYAAPFDAIFDSPEAAELGEVDRSRAIALLIGPLVLGRLSTLPDFDYRECALAAVDGFLYVQRAHNRAGGASVESAGA, from the coding sequence ATTACCGGCGGTACTACCGATCCGCGTCCAGCACGCTCGCGGGCGCGCTTACTCGAGGCCGCCGCGTCATTACTGCGCGCCGGGGGGCCCAGCGCGGTGACCGTCGACGCGGTCACCCGTACCGCCAACGTAGCCAGGGCCACGCTGTATCGCCACTTCCCCAGCGGAAACGATTTGCTCGCAGCGGCTTTCAACAGCCTCATCCCGCCGTCGCCCAGCCCGCCGGCTGAGGGGTCGCTGCGGGATCGGCTGGTGGCGGTGGTGTTGGCCCAGGCCGAGTCGGTGGCCCAGGCGCCCGCCCTCATGACCGCCATGTCGTGGCTGTCCCTGGGCCGCGATCTCGAGGAGATGCCGGAACCCCGCGACAGCCACTCCGCGGACAGCGCGGCGATCACCACGCTGCGCGAGCGCATCGCCCAGCAGTACGCGGCCCCGTTCGACGCCATCTTCGACAGCCCGGAGGCCGCCGAACTGGGCGAGGTGGACCGGTCCAGGGCCATCGCGCTGCTCATCGGTCCGCTGGTGCTGGGGCGCCTGTCCACGCTTCCGGACTTCGATTACCGCGAGTGCGCGCTCGCGGCGGTCGACGGTTTCCTCTATGTTCAGCGGGCACACAATCGGGCCGGCGGCGCGAGCGTCGAATCGGCGGGCGCCTGA
- the rpsJ gene encoding 30S ribosomal protein S10, giving the protein MAGQKIRIRLKAYDHEAIDASARKIVETVVRTGASVVGPVPLPTEKNVYCVIRSPHKYKDSREHFEMRTHKRLIDILDPTPKTVDALMRIDLPASVDVNIQ; this is encoded by the coding sequence GTGGCGGGACAGAAGATCCGCATCAGGCTCAAGGCCTACGACCATGAGGCCATCGACGCATCGGCGCGCAAAATCGTCGAGACCGTCGTCCGCACGGGTGCCAGTGTCGTAGGTCCGGTGCCGCTGCCGACTGAGAAGAACGTGTACTGCGTCATCCGCTCTCCGCATAAGTACAAGGACTCGCGGGAGCACTTCGAGATGCGCACTCACAAGCGGTTGATCGACATCCTCGACCCGACGCCGAAGACCGTCGACGCGCTGATGCGCATCGACCTTCCGGCCAGTGTCGACGTCAACATCCAGTAG
- the rplC gene encoding 50S ribosomal protein L3, which produces MARKGILGTKLGMTQVFDENNRVVPVTVVKAGPNVVTRIRTPERDGYSAVQLAYGEISPRKVNKPVTGQYSAAGVNPRRHLAELRLDDEAAASEYEVGQELTADIFADGAYVDVTGTSKGKGFAGTMKRHGFRGQGASHGAQAVHRRPGSIGGCATPARVFKGTRMAGRMGNDRVTVQNLVVHKVDTENGVLLIKGAVPGRTGGLVVVRSAIKRGEK; this is translated from the coding sequence ATGGCAAGAAAAGGCATTCTGGGTACCAAGCTGGGCATGACGCAGGTGTTCGACGAGAACAACCGGGTTGTCCCGGTGACGGTGGTCAAGGCGGGGCCCAATGTGGTCACCCGCATCCGCACACCCGAGCGCGACGGTTACAGCGCCGTCCAGCTGGCCTACGGCGAGATCAGCCCCCGCAAGGTGAACAAGCCGGTGACCGGTCAGTACAGCGCCGCGGGTGTGAACCCGCGCCGGCACCTCGCCGAGCTGCGGCTGGATGACGAGGCCGCGGCGAGCGAATACGAGGTCGGCCAGGAGCTGACGGCGGATATCTTCGCCGACGGCGCCTATGTCGACGTGACCGGAACCTCCAAGGGGAAGGGCTTCGCCGGCACCATGAAGCGCCACGGCTTCCGCGGCCAGGGCGCCAGTCACGGTGCGCAGGCGGTGCACCGGCGGCCGGGCTCCATCGGCGGCTGCGCCACTCCCGCCCGGGTCTTCAAGGGCACCCGGATGGCGGGCCGGATGGGCAACGACCGGGTGACGGTCCAGAACCTGGTGGTGCACAAGGTCGATACCGAGAACGGCGTGCTGCTGATCAAGGGTGCGGTCCCCGGCCGCACCGGTGGGCTCGTGGTGGTCCGCAGCGCGATCAAACGAGGTGAGAAGTAA
- the rplD gene encoding 50S ribosomal protein L4: MALKIDVKTPDGKVEGSVELPAELFDAPANIALMHQVVTAQRAAARQGTHSTKTRGEVSGGGRKPYRQKGTGRARQGSTRAPQFTGGGVVHGPKPRDYAQRTPKKMIVAALRGALSDRARNGRIHAVTELVSGQTPSTKNARAFLGTLTDRKKVLVVIGRSDEAGAKSVRNLPGVHILTPDQLNTYDVLRSDDVVFSVEALNAYIGGSTASTEEVSA; this comes from the coding sequence ATGGCGCTCAAGATTGACGTGAAGACGCCGGACGGCAAGGTCGAGGGCTCCGTGGAGCTGCCGGCCGAATTGTTCGACGCCCCGGCCAATATCGCGCTGATGCACCAGGTGGTCACCGCGCAGCGGGCGGCGGCACGCCAGGGCACGCACTCGACGAAGACCCGCGGCGAGGTCAGCGGCGGTGGGCGGAAGCCGTACCGGCAGAAGGGAACCGGCCGTGCCCGTCAGGGTTCGACGCGGGCCCCGCAGTTCACCGGTGGTGGCGTCGTGCACGGCCCGAAGCCGCGCGACTATGCCCAGCGCACCCCGAAGAAGATGATCGTCGCGGCGTTGCGTGGCGCGTTGTCGGATCGGGCGCGCAACGGCCGCATCCACGCGGTCACCGAGCTGGTGTCGGGTCAGACGCCGTCGACCAAGAACGCCAGGGCTTTTCTGGGCACGCTGACCGACCGCAAGAAGGTGCTGGTCGTGATCGGCCGCAGCGACGAGGCCGGCGCCAAGAGCGTGCGCAACCTGCCCGGTGTGCACATCCTGACGCCCGACCAGCTCAACACCTATGACGTGTTGCGCTCCGACGACGTGGTGTTCAGCGTCGAGGCGCTCAACGCCTACATCGGGGGCAGCACGGCTAGCACCGAGGAGGTTTCGGCCTGA
- the rplW gene encoding 50S ribosomal protein L23 produces the protein MATITDPRDIILAPVISEKSYGLLDENVYTFVVHPDSNKTQIKIAIEKIFSVKVASVNTANRQGKRKRTRTGYGKRKSTKRAIVTLAPGSKPIDLFGAPA, from the coding sequence ATGGCGACCATCACCGATCCCCGCGACATCATCCTGGCCCCGGTCATCTCGGAGAAGTCCTACGGGCTGCTGGATGAGAACGTGTACACCTTTGTGGTGCACCCCGATTCGAACAAGACGCAGATCAAGATCGCCATCGAGAAGATCTTCTCCGTCAAGGTCGCGTCGGTGAACACCGCGAACCGGCAGGGCAAGCGCAAGCGCACCCGGACCGGATACGGAAAGCGCAAGAGCACCAAGAGGGCCATCGTCACGCTGGCACCGGGGAGCAAGCCGATCGACCTGTTCGGGGCCCCGGCCTAG
- the rplB gene encoding 50S ribosomal protein L2, with translation MAIRKYKPTSPGRRGSSVSDFAEVTRSEPEKSLVRPLHGHGGRNAHGRITTRHKGGGHKRAYRVIDFRRNDKDGVNAKVAHIEYDPNRTANIALLHYLDGEKRYIIAPQGLSQGDVVESGANADIKPGNNLPLRNIPAGTVIHAVELRPGGGAKLARSAGSSIQLLGKEGTYASLRMPSGEIRRVDVRCRATVGEVGNAEQANINWGKAGRMRWKGKRPSVRGVVMNPVDHPHGGGEGKTSGGRHPVSPWGKPEGRTRHPNKASNKLIVRRRRTGKKHGR, from the coding sequence ATGGCAATTCGCAAGTACAAGCCGACGAGCCCGGGCCGCCGCGGCTCCAGCGTGTCCGACTTCGCCGAGGTCACCCGGTCGGAGCCGGAGAAGTCCTTGGTGCGCCCGCTGCACGGTCACGGCGGCCGTAACGCGCACGGCCGCATCACCACCCGCCACAAGGGCGGCGGCCACAAGCGCGCCTACCGGGTGATCGACTTCCGTCGTAACGACAAGGACGGGGTCAACGCCAAGGTCGCGCACATCGAGTACGACCCCAACCGCACCGCCAACATCGCGCTGCTGCACTACCTCGACGGCGAGAAGCGGTACATCATCGCGCCGCAAGGCCTCTCGCAGGGCGACGTGGTGGAGTCGGGCGCGAACGCCGACATCAAGCCGGGTAACAACCTGCCGCTGCGCAACATCCCGGCCGGTACCGTGATCCACGCCGTGGAGCTGCGGCCGGGCGGTGGTGCCAAGCTGGCGCGGTCCGCCGGCTCGAGCATCCAGTTGCTCGGCAAGGAGGGCACCTACGCGTCGCTGCGTATGCCCAGCGGTGAGATCCGCCGCGTCGACGTGCGCTGCCGCGCCACGGTCGGCGAGGTGGGCAACGCCGAGCAGGCAAACATCAACTGGGGCAAGGCCGGCCGGATGCGGTGGAAGGGCAAGCGCCCCTCGGTCCGTGGTGTGGTCATGAACCCGGTGGACCACCCGCACGGTGGTGGTGAGGGTAAGACCTCCGGTGGCCGGCACCCGGTGAGCCCGTGGGGCAAGCCGGAGGGCCGCACCCGCCACCCGAACAAGGCCAGCAACAAACTCATCGTCCGGCGCCGGCGCACCGGCAAGAAGCACGGTCGCTAG
- the rpsS gene encoding 30S ribosomal protein S19, protein MPRSLKKGPFVDDHLLKKVDVQNEKNTKQVIKTWSRRSTIIPDFIGHTFAVHDGRKHVPVFVTEAMVGHKLGEFAPTRTFKGHIKDDRKAKRR, encoded by the coding sequence ATGCCACGCAGCCTGAAGAAGGGCCCGTTCGTCGACGACCACCTGCTCAAGAAGGTGGACGTGCAGAACGAGAAGAACACCAAGCAGGTCATCAAGACCTGGTCCCGGCGTTCGACGATCATCCCGGACTTCATCGGCCACACCTTCGCCGTCCACGACGGGCGTAAGCACGTCCCGGTGTTCGTCACCGAGGCGATGGTCGGTCACAAGCTTGGTGAATTCGCGCCGACGCGCACCTTCAAGGGACACATCAAGGACGACCGGAAGGCCAAACGGCGATGA
- the rplV gene encoding 50S ribosomal protein L22, which produces MTTTEFPSAVAKARFVRVSPTKARRVIDLVRGRSVADALDILRWAPQAASEPVAKVIASAAANAQNNNGLDPSTLVVATVYADEGPTAKRIRPRAQGRAFRIRKRTSHITVVVESRPAKDERSAKSTRARRAEASKAAAKAPAKKAGSKAPAKAPAKKAPAKKASAKTAEAKTSKATAETSEAKGGSD; this is translated from the coding sequence ATGACCACAACTGAATTCCCGTCGGCGGTCGCCAAAGCGCGGTTCGTGCGGGTGTCGCCGACGAAAGCGCGCCGGGTGATCGACCTGGTGCGCGGCCGGTCGGTGGCCGACGCGCTGGACATTCTGCGCTGGGCGCCGCAGGCCGCCAGTGAGCCGGTGGCCAAGGTGATCGCCAGCGCCGCCGCGAACGCGCAGAACAACAACGGGCTGGACCCGTCCACGCTGGTGGTCGCCACGGTGTACGCCGACGAGGGCCCGACCGCCAAGCGCATCCGCCCCCGCGCCCAGGGGCGCGCGTTCCGGATCCGCAAGCGCACCAGCCACATCACGGTCGTGGTGGAGAGCAGGCCGGCCAAGGACGAGCGTTCGGCGAAGTCGACGAGGGCCCGCCGCGCGGAAGCCAGCAAGGCCGCCGCGAAGGCACCCGCGAAGAAGGCCGGTTCCAAGGCGCCCGCCAAGGCGCCGGCCAAGAAGGCACCTGCGAAGAAGGCTTCGGCGAAAACCGCTGAGGCGAAGACTTCTAAGGCAACTGCTGAGACCTCGGAGGCGAAGGGAGGCTCAGACTAG